From one Triticum urartu cultivar G1812 chromosome 3, Tu2.1, whole genome shotgun sequence genomic stretch:
- the LOC125544705 gene encoding probable complex I intermediate-associated protein 30 produces the protein MSRLRALWQASVNATKRAVVWNSEDLFPPSERYIFNFNSKDEVKKWHLYSDSEYGGLSSASLEITDSVSGGDTSSTGVFSGNLSLDMSEGSPWRIRRSGFCGMRSKKFDGYIDLDSYDTIAMKLRGDGRTYISTIYTENWVNSPGQEEDNSWQAFVYVPQGSWRILKIPLDSYLPTWKGNVIEANMEMNPSRVVGMSLSLNAEGGVPGAKTGPGDFRLDVDWIKAMRSL, from the exons ATGTCGAGGCTGCGGGCGCTCTGGCAAGCTTCCGTGAACGCTACCAAGCGAG CTGTTGTATGGAATTCAGAAGATTTATTTCCACCAAGTGAAAGATACATCTTCAATTTCAATTCAAAAGATGAGGTGAAGAAGTGGCACTTGTACTCGGATTCAGAGTATGGAG GTTTATCATCCGCATCACTGGAGATAACTGATAGTGTTTCTGGTGGAGATACTTCATCAACAG GTGTCTTTTCTGGCAACCTCTCCTTGGATATGTCCGAGGGATCACCATGGAGGATCAGGCGGAGTGGTTTCTGCGGAATGCGATCAAAGAAG TTTGATGGTTACATCGATCTTGATTCGTATGATACAATAGCAATGAAGCTCAGAGGGGATGGAAGAACCTACATATCTACT ATATACACAGAGAACTGGGTGAATTCACCTGGACAAGAGGAAGATAACTCGTGGCAGGCTTTCGTGTACGTACCTCAGGGTAGCTGGCGGATCTTGAAG ATCCCTCTCGATAGCTATTTACCTACATGGAAAGGAAACGTGATCGAAGCGAACATGGAAATGAATCCTTCTCGCGTCGTGGGAATGTCTCTCTCGTTAAATGCAGAAGGCGGCGTTCCTGGTGCTAAGACTGGGCCAGGCGATTTTAGATTAGACGTTGATTGGATCAAGGCGATGAGGTCCCTGTGA